One window of Hoplias malabaricus isolate fHopMal1 chromosome 16, fHopMal1.hap1, whole genome shotgun sequence genomic DNA carries:
- the LOC136672353 gene encoding adenosine receptor A3, with protein sequence MAAVVANLSIPWGTGVIMGFTDTPNQTVTGSLAPLCTVCCCGLLNRTLAVVFMVSLAFAIVVGNVVTLTVFMQTRQSRTPQGYLKVSLAVADMMVGVLVVPFSVYTEISLMVTSVPPVWYQVGSEVSPGVSNSSWQPCMLIGPVFAGCTFVSISTIFLMTVERSVAILRPLHKDTLVTRRRTLLLIFVSWTGSFLLAMAPLILSKSFTLEYNECSRMCNYAPLLVGLQLPADSHIMLLFPAFDFTLLGGTLAVNIMSFTSIRRYTRKRKLLSEGSLGLEAGGSGGCPHRPSFSDIKAAKTIGILTFAFTASFSPIAVFVLGNVVGYTWCNFSFLAFWILTGNSCCNVIIYSVRDQRFRKGVMLLFHKDRSPPHSEKS encoded by the exons ATGGCTGCAGTGGTGGCCAATCTGAGCATCCCCTGGGGGACAGGGGTGATAATGGGCTTCACAGACACTCCTAATCAGACAGTCACCGGCTCCCTTGCACCTCTCTGCACCGTGTGTTGCTGTGGACTGCTCAACCGCACACTGGCCGTGGTCTTCATGGTCAGTCTGGCTTTCGCCATAGTCGTGGGCAATGTTGTCACCCTCACCGTCTTCATGCAAACCCGCCAGTCCCGCACACCACAGGGCTACCTCAAAG TGTCTTTGGCTGTTGCTGACATGATGGTGGGGGTGTTGGTGGTGCCATTTTCAGTCTACACAGAGATATCATTGATGGTGACCAGTGTTCCTCCAGTGTGGTATCAGGTGGGTTCAGAAGTCTCTCCTGGGGTTAGTAACAGCTCCTGGCAGCCGTGCATGCTGATCGGCCCTGTGTTTGCTGGCTGCACCTTCGTCTCCATCAGCACCATCTTTCTGATGACGGTGGAGCGTAGTGTGGCCATCTTACGGCCTCTTCACAAGGACACTCTGGTCACACGGAGAAGGACACTGCTGCTGATCTTTGTGTCCTGGACAGGGAGCTTCTTGCTGGCCATGGCTCCTCTGATACTGAGCAAGAGCTTCACCCTGGAGTACAACGAGTGCAGCCGCATGTGCAACTACGCCCCTCTCCTGGTGGGCCTCCAGCTGCCAGCTGACTCCCACATCATGCTGCTCTTCCCTGCCTTCGATTTCACTCTGCTCGGAGGCACCCTGGCTGTCAACATCATGTCCTTCACCAGCATCCGGCGCTACACCCGCAAACGCAAGCTTCTCTCAGAGGGCAGCCTGGGCCTGGAGGCCGGAGGGTCTGGCGGCTGCCCCCATAGACCCTCTTTCTCGGACATCAAAGCAGCCAAGACCATTGGCATCCTGACCTTTGCCTTTACCGCCTCCTTCTCACCAATCGCCGTCTTTGTGCTGGGAAATGTGGTGGGCTACACCTGGTGCAACTTCTCCTTCCTGGCCTTCTGGATCCTGACAGGGAACAGCTGCTGCAACGTCATCATCTACAGTGTGAGGGACCAACGTTTCAGGAAAGGTGTGATGCTCCTTTTCCACAAGGACCGCTCACCCCCACACTCTGAAAAGAGCTAA